The DNA region GGCATCGAACGGTCAGTCCCGCGGTCATCCTGGTTGCAGTCGATCATGGCTCCTCCTGGAACTTTTCGTACGCGGTTAGGATTCTTCTGGGTCTGTCACAGACTCAACAAGATTGTTTGTCCAGCCGGCCGACCACGACCCGACAGATCCTCAGTCGGCGAGAATTTCCGCTTCTTCGCCGTGCACCTGCTCTCCCGGACGGCTGCTCAAGATCGCCAAGCCCAGGCTGATCACGGCCACGCCGCCCAGGACTGCGACACATCCCGGCCACCGTTTCCATTGCCAGAACCACCCGGTGACGGTGGCCCCTACGCTTCCCCCCAGGTAATAGAAGGTGACGTAAAGCCCGGCAGCGGAAGAGCGCGCCCGGCCGGCGATAGCGCCGGTTTCGACGGTCGCCGCCGCCTGCGCGATGAACACTCCGGAAGAAAAAATCGCCAGCCCGACGATCACCATCGGCAACGACGGCGCCAGCGTCAGCAGAAGGCCGGTGATCATCATGGCGCAATAGAGCAGCGCGGTCCGGCGGAAGCCGTAACGATCGAGAAATCTTCCTGACAACGGCGTAATCACAACACCAACCAGGTACACGAAGAAGATGCTGCCCAGCTGCGCCGCATTCAGGTGAAACGGCGGCGCGGCAAGATAGAAATTGGTGTAGGTGAAGCAGCCCACCAGCGCAAACAGCACGGCCGCTCCGGTGGCGAAGTTGGCCAGCAGTCGCGGATTGCGCAGGTGCCGCCGCGCATCGGCCAGGGCATGCGCCATGTGTTCGGCCTTGACGAAGCGCTTGGCCGCCGGCAGCCATGCCCGCACCAGCAGCGCGACCAACAGGTTCAGCGCCGCCAGCGTTACGAATGCCGCCCGCCAATTCCAATGCGTGGTGATCAGCCCGGAAACAAAACGCCCCAGGAAGCCGCCCATCACCGTGCCACTGACGTAGGCGGCCATGGCGCGCCCGACGCCGCGGCCCTCCCATTCTTCGCTGATGTAGGCCAGGATCACCGCGATCACGCCCGGCACGAACAAGCCCTGCATGAAGCGCCAGAAGATGAGCGCATGCAGGCTGGTCGCAGTGGCACAGAGCGCGGTCGGCAGCGTCAGCAGCAGCAGGGACGGAACGATGACGTTCTTTCGCCCTTTGCGTTCAGCGATCACGCCCACAAGCGGCGCCGTCACCGCGACCGCAAAAATGGTGGCGCTCACGGTTAAGCTGACTTCCACCTCCGACGCGTTAAACAGATGTCGAAAATACGGCAGCAGCGGCTGCGTCGGATACACGTTCAGGAAGGTGCACATGCCGGCAAGCATGACCGCCACCATCGTCTTGTCCATCGGGACGGTGTAAGCCGTTACGGGTTGGGGAGGCTCGGACAGGTCCATGCT from Terriglobales bacterium includes:
- a CDS encoding MFS transporter, with translation MDLSEPPQPVTAYTVPMDKTMVAVMLAGMCTFLNVYPTQPLLPYFRHLFNASEVEVSLTVSATIFAVAVTAPLVGVIAERKGRKNVIVPSLLLLTLPTALCATATSLHALIFWRFMQGLFVPGVIAVILAYISEEWEGRGVGRAMAAYVSGTVMGGFLGRFVSGLITTHWNWRAAFVTLAALNLLVALLVRAWLPAAKRFVKAEHMAHALADARRHLRNPRLLANFATGAAVLFALVGCFTYTNFYLAAPPFHLNAAQLGSIFFVYLVGVVITPLSGRFLDRYGFRRTALLYCAMMITGLLLTLAPSLPMVIVGLAIFSSGVFIAQAAATVETGAIAGRARSSAAGLYVTFYYLGGSVGATVTGWFWQWKRWPGCVAVLGGVAVISLGLAILSSRPGEQVHGEEAEILAD